A region from the Arachis ipaensis cultivar K30076 chromosome B01, Araip1.1, whole genome shotgun sequence genome encodes:
- the LOC107616321 gene encoding fasciclin-like arabinogalactan protein 1: protein MQPLRLANLAALVVTLLLLAAATTHAHNITRILEKHPDFSTFNKYLTLTHLAPEINRRTTITVCAIDNGAMNELLSKHPSIYTLKNILSLHVLLDYFGAKKLHQITNGTALAATMFQATGTAPGSMGFVNITDLRGGKVGFGAENNGGALSAFFVKSLEEIPYNISIIQISKPLPSAAAEAPTPAPSQQNLTSIMSRHGCKVFADTLSASPDAMSTFSDNVDGGLTVFCSMDDAFKAFLPKYKNLTAAGKASLLEYHATPVYESMAMLKSNNGLMNTLATDGASKFDFTVQNDGDQVTLKTKIVTAKITGTLIDEDPLAIYTIDKVLLPRELFKAQAPSPSPAPAPEPAVADAPASPKKGGKKKKQKAADAPADEETAPADSPSDAADESADDGNGAVRFNGARYVNVIFVVVTLCFGFSLL, encoded by the exons ATGCAGCCGCTCCGGCTTGCGAATCTAGCGGCCCTTGTGGTCACGCTACTCCTCTTAGCCGCCGCCACAACCCATGCACACAACATAACCCGCATTCTGGAGAAGCACCCCGACTTCTCCACCTTCAACAAGTACCTAACACTAACTCACCTTGCGCCGGAGATCAACCGGCGAACCACCATAACAGTGTGCGCCATTGATAACGGTGCCATGAACGAGCTGCTGTCGAAGCACCCTTCCATCTACACTCTGAAGAACATCCTGTCCCTCCACGTCCTCCTCGACTACTTTGGCGCCAAGAAGCTCCACCAAATCACCAACGGCACCGCCCTTGCCGCCACTATGTTTCAGGCCACAGGAACCGCCCCCGGCTCCATGGGATTCGTCAACATCACCGACCTCCGAGGCGGAAAGGTGGGCTTCGGCGCCGAGAATAACGGCGGGGCCCTCTCCGCATTCTTCGTGAAATCGTTGGAGGAAATCCCTTACAACATATCGATAATACAGATCAGCAAGCCACTCCCCTCGGCCGCAGCGGAAGCCCCTACACCCGCACCCAGCCAGCAAAATCTCACCTCCATAATGTCCCGCCATGGCTGCAAGGTCTTCGCCGACACCCTCTCTGCCTCCCCCGACGCTATGTCCACCTTTTCGGACAATGTGGATGGCGGACTCACCGTCTTCTGCTCCATGGATGACGCCTTTAAG GCATTCCTACCCAAGTATAAGAACCTAACTGCAGCTGGGAAGGCGTCGTTGCTGGAGTACCATGCTACGCCTGTTTATGAGAGCATGGCTATGTTGAAGTCAAACAATGGTTTGATGAACACGCTTGCTACCGATGGAGCCAGCAAGTTCGACTTCACCGTGCAGAATGACGGTGATCAAGTCACGCTCAAGACCAAGATTGTTACTGCCAAGATCACTGGCACGCTCATTGACGAAGACCCGCTCGCGATCTACACCATTGATAAGGTTCTGCTTCCCAGGGAGCTTTTCAAGGCCCAGGCTCCGTCTCCTTCGCCCGCGCCCGCACCGGAGCCAGCCGTCGCGGACGCTCCTGCATCGCCGAAGAAAgggggaaagaagaagaagcagaaggcGGCCGACGCGCCGGCAGATGAGGAAACAGCGCCTGCGGATTCGCCCAGTGACGCCGCCGATGAGAGTGCTGACGACGGTAATGGCGCTGTTAGGTTTAACGGCGCAAGGTACGTTAACGTCATATTCGTGGTTGTGACTTTGTGCTTTGGGTTTTCGTTGCTGTAA